Below is a genomic region from Methylobacterium sp. FF17.
GTCGTCGGTGAAGCGCTTCGGGTCGAGGCCGCGCAGGGCCCCCGTATTGCCGATCAGCGCCTGGATCGGCTGGCCCGTGGCGGCGAGAATGCGGCGCACCACCGGGTAGGCCTCCGGGTGCACCCCCGAGGCGTCGAGGGGGTCGGCCCCGTCGCGGATGCGCAGGAAGCCGGCGGCGAGTTCGTAGGCCTTGGGGCCCAGCCCCGCCACCTTCTTGAGGCTGGCCCGGCTGCGGAACGGGCCGTGGGCATCGCGGTGGACGACGATGTTGCCGGCGACCCGGGCGGTGAGGCCCGAGACCCGGGCCAGGAGCGGGACCGACGCCATGTTCACGTCGACGCCGACGCCGTTCACGCAATCCTCCACCACCGCGTCGAGGGAGCGCGAGAGCTTCCCCTCGGCCAGATCGTGCTGGTACTGCCCGACGCCGATGGCCTTGGGCTCGATCTTCACGAGTTCGGCCAGCGGGTCCTGCAGGCGCCGGGCGATGGAGACGGCGCCGCGGATCGAGACGTCGAGGTCGGGTAGCTCCGCGCTGGCATAGGCCGAGGCCGAGTAGACCGAGGCGCCGGCCTCCGAGACCATGACCTTGGTCAGCGTCAGCTCCGGCTGCTTGGCGATGAGCTCGGCCGCCAGCCGGTCGGTCTCGCGCGACGCCGTGCCGTTGCCGATGGCGACGAGTTCGACCCCGTGCGCCCGGCAGAGCCTGGCCAGCGCGATCAGGGCCCCGTTCCAGTCCCGGCGCGGCTCGTGCGGATAGATCGTGTCGGTCGCCACCACCTTGCCGGTGGCATCCACCACCGCGACCTTCACGCCGGTGCGGAAGCCCGGATCGAGCCCGAGGGTCGGCCGCGCCCCGGCCGGTGCGGCGAGGAGCAGGTCGCGCAGGTTGCCGGCGAACACCGTGACCGCGCCGGCCTCGGCCACCGCCCAAAGGCGCGCGCGCAGGTCCGTGTCGGTGGCGGGTTTCAGGCGCGTGCGCCAGGCGCGGCGCACCGTCTCCAGGAGGAAGCCGTCGCCCGGCCGACCCTGGTCGCGGATGCCGAAGGTTTTCGCGATGCGCAGTTCCTGCGATCCGGGCTGGCCCTTGGCCGGCTCGTCCGCCACCGCGTCGGCGATGGAGAGATCCAGCACCTCCTCCTTCTCGCCCCGGAACAGCGCCAGGATGCGGTGCGAGGGCAGCTTCACCAGGGCTTCCGAGAAGTCGAAGTAGTCCGAGAACTTCTCGCCGGAGGCCGCCTTGCCGGCCTTCACCGTGGCGACCATGCGGCCGCGCTGCCAGCCGGTCTCGCGCAGGGATCCCACCAGTTCCGGGTCCTCGCTGAAGCGCTCGATGAGGATCGCGCGGGCGCCCTCCAGGGCGGCCTCGGCGTCGGCGACGCCCTTGCCGGCATCGACGTAGGCTC
It encodes:
- a CDS encoding Tex family protein, whose product is MAAIDTKLAAELGVADWQVRAAIDLLDGGATVPFIARYRKEVTGTLDDTQLRTLEERLAYLRDLEARRAAVLEAIEAQGKLEAGLKARILAADTKARLEDLYLPFKVKRRTKAQVAREAGLAPLAEALLARPDQRPEAAAGAYVDAGKGVADAEAALEGARAILIERFSEDPELVGSLRETGWQRGRMVATVKAGKAASGEKFSDYFDFSEALVKLPSHRILALFRGEKEEVLDLSIADAVADEPAKGQPGSQELRIAKTFGIRDQGRPGDGFLLETVRRAWRTRLKPATDTDLRARLWAVAEAGAVTVFAGNLRDLLLAAPAGARPTLGLDPGFRTGVKVAVVDATGKVVATDTIYPHEPRRDWNGALIALARLCRAHGVELVAIGNGTASRETDRLAAELIAKQPELTLTKVMVSEAGASVYSASAYASAELPDLDVSIRGAVSIARRLQDPLAELVKIEPKAIGVGQYQHDLAEGKLSRSLDAVVEDCVNGVGVDVNMASVPLLARVSGLTARVAGNIVVHRDAHGPFRSRASLKKVAGLGPKAYELAAGFLRIRDGADPLDASGVHPEAYPVVRRILAATGQPIQALIGNTGALRGLDPKRFTDDTFGLPTVTDILAELEKPGRDPRPAFRTATFQEGVEKITDLKPGMRLEGVVTNVAAFGAFVDIGVHQDGLVHISMLADRFVKDPRDVVKPGDVVQVRVVEVDAGRKRIALSMKSGEAGRAPGREMPKPPISRLSPSHPLPATDASPQGALADALLRAAASKRS